CAAGTTGCCTCGATAAGCGCGGGATGGTCGGCCAGGCCGAGGTAATTATTGGAACACAACAGCAGAACATCCTTACCGTCCAGCAGAACATGATCCCGCTGGGCGCCTGAAACGGTTTTCAGACCACGCAGCATCTCTTCATCGCGCAGATGGTCAAGAGTTTTCTGCCAGTGATCGAGCTTCATGCAGGCCACCTTTCGTCGGGGAATATGCGTCCGATGCGATCAATAAGCACCACTTGCCTTTCAAGGTACGGTATGAGCTGGGCCAGGTCGGCATCGGAACTCAAGAAAAAAGCCCGCCCCCCTCGAACCTCTCCGGCGGGTTTCAACAGGGGAAAACGCACATAACCGAGCGAAGCTCCCGCCACATACCCCGCGGTGTAGCCGGGATCATCGGACCAGCACAATTCGGCGATCACGCCGGGGGCATGGATCACTTTGGCGGCAAGCACCAAAGCTTCGCGCACGTGCGGATTGTCAAGACCTGCGGTCTGCAGCAAATTTTTCAACCTGACGCTCGTCTGTTCGTCAAGATCCATCCGCGACACCCTGACACCGCGATACCGGTCCTTTTCAAGACGCTGTCCGGTGGACGCATCCACCAACATCGCACCGCGCATACTGTCGCCGTTGGGCGCGGCGCCGCGCGCCATGGTTGCCATAGCCCGACGAGCTGCCTGTGGATTCACCCCCGCCTTTTCCAGCATCGACAAAGCCGCATCTCTGCCCTGCTCTACCGAAGCTACGCGAATCGTGCGAATATCGGGCAAGCCGTGACACACGATGTCCGCCGTATCAACCTTTTCAATGGACAGGAAAATCTGTTCGGCCTGCCCTTTATCATGGGCCAGAGCCCGCCGAACCATGGCGGATGCCAGAGCATGGAGGCGCTCGGCAGGGGCCAGGTTTTCTGCCCCTGAAATATGGCGTTCATCACAGGACGAACGCATGCGTATGCTGTAAAGAGACTCACTCATGGCAATGAAAATTAGCAGCGGAAGGTCGGATTGTCAACAATAAGGATATGAAAGGTTGACATTCAATGAAAGGCCTATGTCCCGATAAAAAACCGCCTGTCTCTCGACAGGCGGTCCGGGAACATCCATGGAGGGAAAATCGTTATCAAGCTAAGGCGGTCGAAGAAGCATCCCCACGATCATGATGCATAAAATTGCGGACACTGGCGGCAATACCCTCGGCGTCCAGACCGTAGCGCGCATAGAGCTGCTGCTGGGTACCCTGCTCGATAAAGCGATCCGGCAAACCGATACGCAGGACACGGACCGCCAAACCTTCATCGGCCAGCATTTCCAGTACCGCTGAACCGAAACCGCCTTGGCGCACATTCTCCTCGACGGTAACAACAACGCCGGTACGCCGTGCCTCAGCGATAAGAAGTTGCTGATCAAGGGGTTTCAGGAAACGCGGATCAACAACCGCTACCGACAACCCCTCCCCGGCAAGTATATCCGAGGCGACCAGAGCTTCCTTGCACACAACGCCCAATGCAAAGATTACCGCATCGCTGCCGTCACGCAGTTTTTCCCCTTTACCGATAGGCATCGACTCGACGGAATCGGGCAACTCGAGCCCAAGAGCCTTACCGCGAGGATAACGATACGCCAAGGGGCCATCGTGTTGCGTTCCGGTCAACATGGCACGCTGCAGTTCGATCTCGTCGCGGGGGGCGATCACTACCATATTGGGTATATGCCTCAGGAACGAATAATCGAACACACCATGATGGGTCGGGCCATCGGCCCCGACCAGGCCACCCCGATCGATGGCAAAAGTGACCGGCAGCCGTTGCAAGGCTACGTCATGCACCACATTGTCGTAGGCACGCTGCAAAAAAGTCGAGTAGAGAGCAACCACCGGCCTCATGCCCTGGCAGGCAAGTCCGGCGGCAAAGGTGACAGCATGTTGTTCGGCAATACCGACATCGAAGAATCGACTGGGATAGCGCTTGGAGAATTCCTTGAGCCCGGTACCTTCCAGCATCGCCGCGGTGATAGCCACAATGCGATCGTCTTTTTCAGCCATAGCAGTCAGAGTACTGCCAAAGACACCGGTAAAGCTTGCCGGCCCGCCCTTGGAGGCACGTACCTCTCCGGTTTCCTTGTCAAAGGGACCTACCCCATGGAACAGGCTCGGATTTTTTTCCGCCGGCTCGAACCCCTTACCCTTGCGGGTCACAACGTGAACAAGAACCGGTCCTTCGAGGTTAGCCACGTTTTCCAGCGCCGGGATCAGGGTCTCCAGGCGGTGACCGTTAAGCGGCCCGACATAATCGAAACCGAACGCTTCGAACAGCATTCCGGGAGTAAAGAATCCTTTCAGAGATTCTTCCGCCTTGCGCGCAACCTTGAGCAAATCTTTCCCGATACGGGGAACGTGCCCCAGGAAATTTTCCGCCTCTTTTTTTAATCGCACCACCAACTCGGAGGTCATTTTGCGATTGATAAGAGAAGAAAGCGCCCCGACGTTCTGCGAAATGGACATTTCATTGTCGTTAAGTATGACAATGAGGTTTTTATTTTGATCGCCGGCCTGATTCAGCGCCTCGAAGGCCATCCCCCCCGTAAGGGAGCCATCGCCAATGACGGCAACGAATTTTTCCTTGCCGTTTTTACAATCACGCGCAGCGGCCATACCTAAAGCAGCCGAAATCGAGGTGCTCGAGTGGCCCACATCGAAGGCATCGTAAGGGCTTTCCTCGCGCTTGGGAAAACCGCTGATACCGCCCAGTTGACGCAAAGTATCAAAACGATCAAGGCGTCCGGTCAGCAATTTATGGGCATAAGCCTGATGTCCCACATCCCATACGATTTTATCTACGGGGGTATTCAAGACGTGATGCAGCGCGATGGTCAACTCCACCACACCAAGGGAACTGGCAAGATGCCCACCTGTCTGCGACACGGTATCGATGATTTTTGTGCGAATCTCCCCAGCCAAAACTTCAAGCTCTTTCACGGAAAGACCCTTTAACTCCGCGGGAGATTTAAGATTTTTCAACATACTCACTATGGAAACCTCCGTCACACTCAGAAGGAGCGGTCCACGATATAATGTGCGATGCTTCTTAACGGTTCAGCGCGTTCATCAAAGCCGGACAAACTTTCGAGGGCTACATCGCGCAACTCTTTGGCGCGGTCCCGAGCGGCATCAAGGCCGAGCAAAGCCGGATAAGTCGCTTTGCCACGTTCCTGGTCGCTGCCGACATCCTTGCCGAGCAGTTCCTGATCACCGACAATATCGAGAATGTCATCGGCAACCTGAAAGGCTAAACCTGCCGCCTTGGCATAGCGGCCCAAGTTATCAACCTGCTCTGAAGAGGCCCCGCCAAGCACGGCACCGGATTGTACGGATGCCAGAATCAGCGCCCCGGTTTTACGGGTATGGATATATTCGAGAGTCGCCAGATCAATCTCTTTACCCTCCGAATCCATATCAACCACTTGGCCGCCGACCATCCCCATGGAACCGGCGCAGCGCGCAATATCCGCACTGACCCTGCGGGCGGCCTCGAGCGAAACGCCACCATCCTCTCCCAGTCGCGACAGAAGAATGAATGCTTCGGTCAACAATGCATCGCCGGCCAGGATAGCAAGGGCATCACCATAAACCTTGTGACACGTAGGCCGCCCGCGGCGAAAATCATCATCATCCATGGCCGGCAAATCGTCATGGATCAGGGAATAGGTATGTATCA
This DNA window, taken from Syntrophotalea carbinolica DSM 2380, encodes the following:
- a CDS encoding 6-carboxyhexanoate--CoA ligase, whose product is MSESLYSIRMRSSCDERHISGAENLAPAERLHALASAMVRRALAHDKGQAEQIFLSIEKVDTADIVCHGLPDIRTIRVASVEQGRDAALSMLEKAGVNPQAARRAMATMARGAAPNGDSMRGAMLVDASTGQRLEKDRYRGVRVSRMDLDEQTSVRLKNLLQTAGLDNPHVREALVLAAKVIHAPGVIAELCWSDDPGYTAGYVAGASLGYVRFPLLKPAGEVRGGRAFFLSSDADLAQLIPYLERQVVLIDRIGRIFPDERWPA
- the dxs gene encoding 1-deoxy-D-xylulose-5-phosphate synthase: MVSMLKNLKSPAELKGLSVKELEVLAGEIRTKIIDTVSQTGGHLASSLGVVELTIALHHVLNTPVDKIVWDVGHQAYAHKLLTGRLDRFDTLRQLGGISGFPKREESPYDAFDVGHSSTSISAALGMAAARDCKNGKEKFVAVIGDGSLTGGMAFEALNQAGDQNKNLIVILNDNEMSISQNVGALSSLINRKMTSELVVRLKKEAENFLGHVPRIGKDLLKVARKAEESLKGFFTPGMLFEAFGFDYVGPLNGHRLETLIPALENVANLEGPVLVHVVTRKGKGFEPAEKNPSLFHGVGPFDKETGEVRASKGGPASFTGVFGSTLTAMAEKDDRIVAITAAMLEGTGLKEFSKRYPSRFFDVGIAEQHAVTFAAGLACQGMRPVVALYSTFLQRAYDNVVHDVALQRLPVTFAIDRGGLVGADGPTHHGVFDYSFLRHIPNMVVIAPRDEIELQRAMLTGTQHDGPLAYRYPRGKALGLELPDSVESMPIGKGEKLRDGSDAVIFALGVVCKEALVASDILAGEGLSVAVVDPRFLKPLDQQLLIAEARRTGVVVTVEENVRQGGFGSAVLEMLADEGLAVRVLRIGLPDRFIEQGTQQQLYARYGLDAEGIAASVRNFMHHDRGDASSTALA
- a CDS encoding polyprenyl synthetase family protein, which codes for MDLNAYLKERRAQVDKALDTYLPGEDVLPISLHKAMRYSTFAAGKRIRPILMMAACEAVGGTVDKVMPAACAMEMIHTYSLIHDDLPAMDDDDFRRGRPTCHKVYGDALAILAGDALLTEAFILLSRLGEDGGVSLEAARRVSADIARCAGSMGMVGGQVVDMDSEGKEIDLATLEYIHTRKTGALILASVQSGAVLGGASSEQVDNLGRYAKAAGLAFQVADDILDIVGDQELLGKDVGSDQERGKATYPALLGLDAARDRAKELRDVALESLSGFDERAEPLRSIAHYIVDRSF